The Vibrio tritonius genomic sequence CAAGACCTCACTCGACAAGCAAAACTTCTGTTAACGTTTGACGTCATCAGGACCAAACACTTTGGCGTTCTGGGCATTAAGATAGATTTTATTAACACGCTTCATCCCGCCACAGTAAACAAAGTACACATCTTCATCACTAAAATTAACCGAGCGAACCCACCCCCCTGTTTCAATAAAGTCATCGGGCTTGCACCGCTTTTTCTTCAGGAGATTATTCGTCGTATTAATGAATGTCTCTTCGTACTTACCCATGTCATCGGATTTATCGATATAGCTCAGTATGGTTTCGCGCCGTTCATCAGGGCTGATCTCGGGTTTTTGGGTGACCAAGCCATCTAGCGGTATCCACTTGGCGGTCGCTGGGCGATTTTCTTGAAAAACAAAATACTCGGTGATTCTACCCCAGCCATTTTTCTTTTCTAAAAGGTGCACCGCATCGCCACGATATAAGTTCCCTTCAATAAATGCGTTAATATCCGTTTTACTGCGGATCGGTAGCGTTGCATCATCCACGTAGTAATCCATGATATCAGGGTTCTCTATGTCCATCTGAGCTTGATTTACATCAGGGTCCACAGGTTCCTCTTCTGGCTTAGGACCAAATGTGACATACATATCAAAAATCGATCCATGCATTGGCGCATAATAGAACAAATAGTAGCCAGCCCCCGCTCCTACTATGCCCAAAAGAAATAACAATGACATGATGACCTTTTTCATCCTCAATTTGCTCCTTACGCTATCATGAGGAAAACCAGCTATAAGTATCGGACACAGTTATTCACCTGTCTAAAATTGCATCTTAAGCCCACGCTATTTAACGTTTTTTTGTGAGGTGCCTCGGTTAAACATCTGGTTAATATGCACCTAATAGATTAACATTACCCATACAAAGAGAATGGATAAATCGCTTAAGTTTACATTGTAAATAGTCGATTTTTCTCTTTGGTAACAACAGGATTCCCCATTGAAATTTGGACTCATACTCTCTAGAGTGGGCTTTGAGATAGACAATTCTCACACGACGGCTAATACCTCGTGTTGCGTCAGTTTTTTGTCAAAAGCGACTTCTCCCATCTGTTTCTTTGAGGTTAAAAACGTCGTAAACCGCTTAAGAATGTTGCTCTAACTCCTCGGTTTACCATTCACTCGACAAAAGTAGGTCATTGTGTCTTCTGATAAATTTAAAAATGTGGCGCAGTTTTTCTTCATCTGGGGCGTTTTGAGCCTTGTGCCCATTTTGTACTTCTATTTGCAGTATCGTGGCGTTGAACACCAGATCTACAATTTGGTGCAGCAGGAAAGAGGAATTAATCTCGAGTTTGATAAACAAGGGATCATGACCAACACACAGGACGTACTAAAAACGTTTAGGGTTCTTTCAGATAGCATCGTATTAAATAATGCCGTTACTGCACCAAATGACCTGAATTCAGCTGTATTAAAAGACTTTTGGCGATCGGTACTGTACGCACAAAACACCTTATCTCGGCTCCGTTTAGTTAACTTGCAAGGACAAGAGTTGGTGAACGTCTACAATCTTGACAACAATGTTTCTGCTGCACAAAGTAACCAGCTCATTAACCTTAACCATTCCAATCTATTCGATAAAATCAAACAAACGCAAAACAAAACCATTGGGGTTTATATAGTCAATGCGCAGAAAGACCACGTCGATTTAGGTTTCAGTTCACCGATACGGCTTGTCGCTCCGCTCTTAGTTGATGGTCAACGACGTGCTTATTTTATTGCGGATATGAACACCGATCACCTCTACAATAAAACACTCAGTAACGAATCAAAAAATATTCCAGAACTAATTGATATTAAAGGGAATTACCTACTTAGCAAAACCCATACAGGGAGGTTAGAACCTGAATCAAGTGAGAAAGCAGTCGACAATTTTGCCACCTTGTACCCTGCCATTTGGCATGAGATGACATCTTTAGGGTCTGGTGCATTCAAAACAACGCTCGGTTGGATTAGCTTTGTACAAGTGCCTCTCCATATTGTTGACCCTAATTTAAATGATCTCTATCTGGTCGATATGATAGGCAATAGCGATATCGCCCAAACAGAGCGCAATCACTATGCTGCGTTAACCTCACAATTAGTCGCTGTGTTAGCTATTTTAGGACTCCTTTCAGTTCTCTTTCTCAACTGGAACCGCAAACATATTAAAAACACACTTGAGGGAAAACTGGCTCTTGCGGCAATGGAAGGAATGTCGGCCATTGTTATTACCGACAAGAACAACAAAATTATCAAAGTGAATTCGCAGTTTTCTCGTTTAAGTGGCTATCAACAGGAGGACGTGCTGGGAAAAACACCATCACTTTTCTCCTCTGGTAAACATGAGGCCGAGTTTTATCAGAAAATGTGGCAAGACTTACAAACCGTTGGAGTATGGGAAGGTGAAATCATAAACCGCCGTAAAGATGGTCGCCTACTGACTGAGATTTTACGCATTCAAGCCATTACCGACGATAACCATGTCATTCAGTACTATGTAGCTTCATTTGTCGATATTTCTGAACGCAAAATACTGGAAAATCGCCTCCGTGAACAAAGTGAGAAAGACGCCCTAACTGACATTCCAAACCGCCGTAAATTTGATCAGGTTTTCCGCGGAAACTGTTATGAGATTCAGCGCTATCCAAACCAAAAACACGCCTGTTTTGCCATTTGTGATATCGACCATTTTAAATCGATTAACGATACCAAAGGCCATGCTTATGGTGATCATGTGATTCGCTCGGTAGCACAAACACTCAAAGACGGCTTACGTGAATCGGATTTTCTTGCCCGCATTGGTGGTGAAGAGTTTGCGGTTATATTACCGCACACTTCTGAAGAAGAAGCTCAAAACGTATTGGAACGTTTACGAATCACTATTTATGAGAAACACCACAAAAAAGTGACCATTAGTATCGGCTATACCACGATGACAGCCCTTGCCGAAGATGTCTACCAGCGCGCCGATATGGCACTTTATGAAGCAAAATCTTGTGGTCGTAATCGGGTTAATTATCTCGCCAATCAAGAACACCTTGATTTAGTCTAAGAGACAGCACCATTTCTTCTGACAAAAAGGCCTTGTTACACAAGGCCTTTACTCACGATTTGATCATAAGATCATTGTTTCAACTGGCGAATATTGGCGCAATTTTGTTCCACATTACCTTCTAGCGCATTGATAAGGTTATCTACCGCGCATTGGGCCATCGCGTAACGAGTCTCATGCGTGGCAGACCCCACATGAGGGAAAAGCACCACGTTATCAAGTCCAATTAATTCACTTGAAATTGGCAGTGGCTCTTTTTCATAGACATCTAAGCCAGCCCCTTTGATCACACCTTTTTTCAACGCATCAATAAGCGCTGCTTCATCAACCGTTTTGCCGCGACCTCCATTAATGAAAAAAGCACTCGATTTCATTTTATTAAATGCGTCTTTATTGAAAAGCTTATCGGTTTGTTCGGTATAAGGAAGAACTGAGCAGATAAAATCTGAGGTTTCAATCAACTCGTCAAAAGAGACTTTCTTCGCGCCCAACTCCTGCTCAGCCTGCTCTTTACGACTGGTATTGTAATACTGAATATTCATGCCAAAACCGTGATGCCCACGGCGAGCCACCGCGGTACCGATACGACCCAACCCGAGAATCCCTAATGTTTTGCCATGCACATTCGAGCCGAATTGGTCGACACCAATACTCTGATGCCACTCACCTTGGCGAACGAAACGATCCAGCTCAATAGCGCGGCGAGCGGTACACAATATGAGGGTAAAAATGGTGTCTGCGGTAGTCTCAGTTAGTACCGTAGGGGTATGCATCACAGGGATAGAGCGCGCACTAAGATAATCAAGATCAAAAGCATCCGTTCCTACGGAAATCGTTGAAATCGCTTTTAATTGGGTTGCTCGATCTAATTGCTGAGCACCCAAAGGTAAACCTGCACCAATCAAACCGTCGGCACTGCTTAATTCGGCAAGAAAATCGTCCTGATTGGCATTTTTTAACTCGGGAAATTCGACGACATCAAATGCATCACGTAAACGCGCGAGTTCCGCCTCTGGCAATGTGCGATATAAGATAACCTTCTTTTTCATTCCAACTCCTGAAAAAATGAGTTTCACTGTAGGATGAACTCTCCCAGCATGACACGCCAAAAGCGTGAGATGGAGAGATGGTAAAGAAACCGATGAGATAATCGATTTCTATTTCAGCAGGCGTTGATGCAGAATAAATGATCTTATACGAATAAAATATCGACATTGTCACTCTTTATGGACAAAGAGTGACAACCATTACAGTAAAAATGTGTGATAAAAGCGTGGTTAAACAGCGAGCTCAGCGACAGAATTGCGAATAATTAGCTCACAATTGAGGTCAAGATCCTGTGATTGTTGTTGTTGCCCAATCAAGTAAAGAATGCCTTTTTGTAGCATGCGGTCAAATGGAATAGAAACCGTGGTTAACGTTGGCGTGACGTAGTTACTCATTGAAATGTTGTCAAAACCCGCAATCGAAACATCATCAGGAATGCGATAACCCATTTCGTAAAGTGCTTTCATCGCACCAAACGCCATCTCATCATTACCCGCTAAAATTGCCGTCACTTGCTGACCATCAGCAAAGAGTTGTTTGGTGGCTTGATACCCACCTTCAGGTAACCATTGACCTTCAACTGCCCATTCATCACGGTAGACTAGTTTGTGTTTTGCTAACACATCACGATACGCTCTGAAGCGGCACTCACCGGAAGCCGACCCTTCCACACCACGGATAAAAGCAATCTTGGTATGACCTTGGCTAATGATGTATTCCATCATTTGCACTGCTGATTGATAATGGTCGGTCACAAAAGCGCATTCTGGATGGGATGCTTGATGACGGTTAATGACAACGATAGGCGTCTCAGAAGACTCAATGATTTCAGCCATCTCCTCTTCATTGAGAAATGAGGGATAAACCACAATACCTGCGCACTTCATATCAAGGAGAAAATTGATGGCTTCACGCTCCTCTTGGGCAGAGTGTTTACCGTCGGCAAGAATTAGTTGGTGGCCATTACGTTCGCTGAACGAAGCAGCGTTGTAGACGATGGTAGAGAAATAAGGACCGTTATACAGTACGTTGGTCATCACGAAACCAATGTAACTGGTCTTTTTGGTTGCTAATTGACGCGCCAGTAAGTTAGGGCGATACCCTGTTTCTTCTATCGCCTTATAAACGGCTAGTTTAGCCTGTTCACTGACCACTGTATTACCGCTTAGAATGCGCGATACAGTCGATTTAGATACCCCCGCCTTTTTGGCAACGTCTAACATAGTAACCATAATAATTCTCTAGCCTAGTTATCGTAAGATAGTGAGCCAGCTGACAGCTGGCTCACAAAGGCGACAATATTAGAGTTTCTCTCCATTGGTCGCAATCACATCTTGATACCAATAAAACGATTTTTTCTTAGCTCGGGCTAACGTTCCAGTATTGTCATCGTGTTTATCAACATAGATAAACCCATAGCGTTTTTTCATTTCCCCGGTCGTGAAGGAGACCAAATCAATGCAACCCCACGGGGTGTACCCCATTAAATCAACACCATCGATGCTAATCGCTTTACCCATTTCCTCAATGTGAGAACGCAAATAATCAATACGGTAATCGTCGTTGATTTCTCCGTTGTCTTCCACTTTATCAACCGCACCGAAGCCATTTTCCACGATAAACAGTGGCACTTCGTAACGTTCGTATAAAGTAGCTAGCACATAGCGCAGACCCACTGGGTCGATTTGCCAACCCCAATCACTCGCTTTCAGGTAAGGGTTTTTCACTGAGTGAGCACCACTGCCATCCACACTGTTACTGTCGTTGTTTTCAATGGCAGAATTCACTGTGTTAGACATGTAGTAACTGAAACCAAGATAATCTGATTTACCCTCTTTCAGAATCGCTTCATCACCCTCTTCCATAACAATGTTATAGCCTTTGCGCTGCCACTCTTTTTTGGCGTAGCTTGGATAATGGCCTTTCACCATCACATCAGAGAAGTAGAAACGGTCGTGCATCGACTCTTGCGCCAACATCACATCATCTGGGTTCGACGAGTAAGGATAGTAAGGCACCATAGAGCACATACAGCCCACCAGCAGATTAGGATTCAGAGCATGCGCTTGTTTCACCACTTTTGCGGCCGCAACAAACTGGTGATGTACGGCTTGGTACATCGCCTCTTCAGGTCGTTCTTGCTCAGAAAGTAAGATACCTGAACAGGTCCATCCAAAAATGTCTGGATGGGTGTGTTTTTGGTTGTTGATCTCATTAAACGTCATCCAATACTTCACTTTGTGCTGATAACGTTCAATGACCGTCATGGAAAACTTAACAAAGAGATCAATCACCTTGCGATTCAACCAACCACCGTACTCTTTCGCTAAGTGGTATGGCATTTCAAAATGGCTCAACGTAATGACAGGCTCAATACCGTATTTCAACAGTTCATCAAACAAGTCATCATAAAACTGCAACCCAGCTTCGTTCGGCTGCGCTTCATCACCGTTGGGGAAGATGCGTGTCCAGGCAATACTGGTTCGAAAGCATTTAAAGCCCATTTCAGCAAAAAGCTTCACGTCTTCTTTGTAATGACCATAAAAATCAATTGCTTCATGGTTTGGATAAAATTCACCGTCCAGTACGCCGTCGGTAATACGGCGCTGTTTGCCATGGGCACCTGCGGTTACCACATCAATAATGCTGACGCCTTTTCCCCCTTTATCCCAGCCACCTTCTAGCTGGTGTGCGGCAACCGCACCTCCCCACAAAAAATCTTCGGGAAAAACGTTACTCATAACAACTCCTATGCGATTTGAATTACGGGTTCGCCCATTTCGATTGAATGTTCTTCTTCATCCAAAATCTGCAGTTTAAACTCGTCACTATTAAGAACAATAAATGGTGTAGTCACGTCATAACCAGCGGCTTTGATGGCTTCTAAATCGAAACGAATGAGTGGCTCACCGGCTTTCACTGTTTGATCTAACGTAACTAAGGTATTAAAGAATTCACCTTTCAAGGCGACGGTATCTAATCCGACATGAATCAAGAGCTCCATGCCATTTGCACAAGTCAAACCAACCGCATGCTGACTCTCAATCACCGATGAAACCACCGCATCACAAGGCGCTGTGACCAATCCTTCTTGTGGTTTAATGGCCACACCATCACCCAATAGCTTTTGCGCAAAGGTGTCATCGTTTACGGTCGCAAGAGGAACAACAATGCCTTTTACTGGGCTAGCTAACATCACCTGCTGTTGGCTTGCAGCAGAAGCAGGTACTGCAGCTTTTGTCGCCGGTTTTACGGTTTTAGACTCATCACCGGTTTCTTCTTTTGGATCTTCAAAACCAATCACAAAAATAAGGATGGTAGTCACCACACAGGTAACAGCAACGCCAGAGAGCATACCGATAAATGAATATGGGTTTTCAGGTGTAATTGCGTTCACCGTGGTGATAATGCTGGATAAACCGGCATACACGTAGTAGTGAGTATCGAAAAAGCTCGCCACCAAACTACCTGCCGCGCCACCAATACAGCCACAGATAAACGGTTTTTTGAAGCGTAAGGTGATGCCGTACAATGTAGGTTCAGTAATACCGAAGATCGCGGTAATCCCAGCAGAATAACCGGTCTTTTTCACGATAGTATTTTTCGATTTGTAAGCACAAGCAAATGCCGCCACCATCTGTGCCACCACAGCGCAAGTTTGGAATACTTGGAACGAGTCTTTGCCAAATTGTTCGTAGTTGGCGAACACTAAAGGTGTTGTACCCCAGTGAATACCGAAGATAACCAATACCTGCCAGAACCCACCAACAACCGCTGCTGCAACCGCTGGCGCAGCGTTATATAACCAGTTATAACCCACAGCAATATAACCTGCTGCAGCGCTGGTAACTGGACCAATAACAACCAAAGTCAGTGGAACCATGATGACCATACACACTAGCGGGGTAAACAGCTCTTTGACCACATCTGGCAAAATTTGCTTGGTATAACGCTCAACGTAAGAGAGTGCCCAAACCAAGAAAATAGGAGGAAGAACTGACGATGAATAGACGGTTTTAGCTAAAGGTAACCCGAGGAAAGTGTAGGCTTCACCGGAGGCAATTTTACCTGCAATTTCAGCCCAACTTGGGTTAATCAATGCACAACAGCACAAGACCGCAATGTATGGGTTACAGCGGAAATATTTCGCCGCGGTAAAACCGATGAACACTGGAAGAAATGAAAATGGTGTCCAAGATAAAAAGTTAAGCACTTCAAACGTACCTGACGTAACCACGCCCGGGAAAAAGTGTTTTGTAACAATTAAAGCCCCTTGCAAAATACCAGCAGACGCCAAAATGAACAGTAGTGGTGCAAAAATCGCAGACATCGAAGCAATCACTGCATCAAGCACGCGAGTCTTCTCTTCACCTGCACTTAAGAAGCTCTTATCAACCAAGTTTCCCATTGCCGCAAACACATCGGCAACGTGCGTCCCGAGTACCACTTGGAATTGACCACTAGCAATAACCACTGTGATAACTCCGGGCATTTGTTTAATTTTATCGGCTGCACCT encodes the following:
- a CDS encoding SH3 domain-containing protein, which codes for MKKVIMSLLFLLGIVGAGAGYYLFYYAPMHGSIFDMYVTFGPKPEEEPVDPDVNQAQMDIENPDIMDYYVDDATLPIRSKTDINAFIEGNLYRGDAVHLLEKKNGWGRITEYFVFQENRPATAKWIPLDGLVTQKPEISPDERRETILSYIDKSDDMGKYEETFINTTNNLLKKKRCKPDDFIETGGWVRSVNFSDEDVYFVYCGGMKRVNKIYLNAQNAKVFGPDDVKR
- a CDS encoding sensor domain-containing diguanylate cyclase; amino-acid sequence: MSSDKFKNVAQFFFIWGVLSLVPILYFYLQYRGVEHQIYNLVQQERGINLEFDKQGIMTNTQDVLKTFRVLSDSIVLNNAVTAPNDLNSAVLKDFWRSVLYAQNTLSRLRLVNLQGQELVNVYNLDNNVSAAQSNQLINLNHSNLFDKIKQTQNKTIGVYIVNAQKDHVDLGFSSPIRLVAPLLVDGQRRAYFIADMNTDHLYNKTLSNESKNIPELIDIKGNYLLSKTHTGRLEPESSEKAVDNFATLYPAIWHEMTSLGSGAFKTTLGWISFVQVPLHIVDPNLNDLYLVDMIGNSDIAQTERNHYAALTSQLVAVLAILGLLSVLFLNWNRKHIKNTLEGKLALAAMEGMSAIVITDKNNKIIKVNSQFSRLSGYQQEDVLGKTPSLFSSGKHEAEFYQKMWQDLQTVGVWEGEIINRRKDGRLLTEILRIQAITDDNHVIQYYVASFVDISERKILENRLREQSEKDALTDIPNRRKFDQVFRGNCYEIQRYPNQKHACFAICDIDHFKSINDTKGHAYGDHVIRSVAQTLKDGLRESDFLARIGGEEFAVILPHTSEEEAQNVLERLRITIYEKHHKKVTISIGYTTMTALAEDVYQRADMALYEAKSCGRNRVNYLANQEHLDLV
- a CDS encoding 2-hydroxyacid dehydrogenase, translated to MKKKVILYRTLPEAELARLRDAFDVVEFPELKNANQDDFLAELSSADGLIGAGLPLGAQQLDRATQLKAISTISVGTDAFDLDYLSARSIPVMHTPTVLTETTADTIFTLILCTARRAIELDRFVRQGEWHQSIGVDQFGSNVHGKTLGILGLGRIGTAVARRGHHGFGMNIQYYNTSRKEQAEQELGAKKVSFDELIETSDFICSVLPYTEQTDKLFNKDAFNKMKSSAFFINGGRGKTVDEAALIDALKKGVIKGAGLDVYEKEPLPISSELIGLDNVVLFPHVGSATHETRYAMAQCAVDNLINALEGNVEQNCANIRQLKQ
- a CDS encoding LacI family DNA-binding transcriptional regulator, whose product is MVTMLDVAKKAGVSKSTVSRILSGNTVVSEQAKLAVYKAIEETGYRPNLLARQLATKKTSYIGFVMTNVLYNGPYFSTIVYNAASFSERNGHQLILADGKHSAQEEREAINFLLDMKCAGIVVYPSFLNEEEMAEIIESSETPIVVINRHQASHPECAFVTDHYQSAVQMMEYIISQGHTKIAFIRGVEGSASGECRFRAYRDVLAKHKLVYRDEWAVEGQWLPEGGYQATKQLFADGQQVTAILAGNDEMAFGAMKALYEMGYRIPDDVSIAGFDNISMSNYVTPTLTTVSIPFDRMLQKGILYLIGQQQQSQDLDLNCELIIRNSVAELAV
- a CDS encoding 6-phospho-beta-glucosidase; protein product: MSNVFPEDFLWGGAVAAHQLEGGWDKGGKGVSIIDVVTAGAHGKQRRITDGVLDGEFYPNHEAIDFYGHYKEDVKLFAEMGFKCFRTSIAWTRIFPNGDEAQPNEAGLQFYDDLFDELLKYGIEPVITLSHFEMPYHLAKEYGGWLNRKVIDLFVKFSMTVIERYQHKVKYWMTFNEINNQKHTHPDIFGWTCSGILLSEQERPEEAMYQAVHHQFVAAAKVVKQAHALNPNLLVGCMCSMVPYYPYSSNPDDVMLAQESMHDRFYFSDVMVKGHYPSYAKKEWQRKGYNIVMEEGDEAILKEGKSDYLGFSYYMSNTVNSAIENNDSNSVDGSGAHSVKNPYLKASDWGWQIDPVGLRYVLATLYERYEVPLFIVENGFGAVDKVEDNGEINDDYRIDYLRSHIEEMGKAISIDGVDLMGYTPWGCIDLVSFTTGEMKKRYGFIYVDKHDDNTGTLARAKKKSFYWYQDVIATNGEKL
- a CDS encoding glucose PTS transporter subunit IIA; the encoded protein is MASAIRDYAQLAKDILEEVGGQDNLKDFSRCATRLRLILKEVPEGAADKIKQMPGVITVVIASGQFQVVLGTHVADVFAAMGNLVDKSFLSAGEEKTRVLDAVIASMSAIFAPLLFILASAGILQGALIVTKHFFPGVVTSGTFEVLNFLSWTPFSFLPVFIGFTAAKYFRCNPYIAVLCCCALINPSWAEIAGKIASGEAYTFLGLPLAKTVYSSSVLPPIFLVWALSYVERYTKQILPDVVKELFTPLVCMVIMVPLTLVVIGPVTSAAAGYIAVGYNWLYNAAPAVAAAVVGGFWQVLVIFGIHWGTTPLVFANYEQFGKDSFQVFQTCAVVAQMVAAFACAYKSKNTIVKKTGYSAGITAIFGITEPTLYGITLRFKKPFICGCIGGAAGSLVASFFDTHYYVYAGLSSIITTVNAITPENPYSFIGMLSGVAVTCVVTTILIFVIGFEDPKEETGDESKTVKPATKAAVPASAASQQQVMLASPVKGIVVPLATVNDDTFAQKLLGDGVAIKPQEGLVTAPCDAVVSSVIESQHAVGLTCANGMELLIHVGLDTVALKGEFFNTLVTLDQTVKAGEPLIRFDLEAIKAAGYDVTTPFIVLNSDEFKLQILDEEEHSIEMGEPVIQIA